From a region of the Mercurialis annua linkage group LG1-X, ddMerAnnu1.2, whole genome shotgun sequence genome:
- the LOC126667087 gene encoding uncharacterized protein LOC126667087 translates to MCSPRTETEVRGFLGMLQYISRFIAKLTSVCAPIFKLLKKSQSMIWSEQCQEAFDRIKEYLSNPPILKPPKSGKPLTLYLSIEEQSMGAMLAQEDVGYVEHAVYYLSKKLSENEQKYTMIEKMCLAMVWLTKKLRHYFMTYQIDVVSKIDPMRYLYKTPSLIGKLGRWLLLLSEFDIQYISKKVIKGRAVAEFLAQNPVNDDEPIDFSFPDEEIGLIDIGKWKMYFDGAMNKSGAGIGVILISPEGEWMPLSKRLDFWVTNNMSEYEACIFGMESLRAIGVKHVDIFGDSSLMIKQVRKEWEIKEEKLKPYLQYIEVLKTHFDVAEFRFIPREENQIADALAGLASVWEDPGRLFIRPLVMVRSKVPCFEGAKVLDITRDEKPWYYDIQRFMQDKEYMKAATKKNKNLIRKLAQQFFLLQGKIYKRHHDLHLLCVDEEEAKQLMEEVHSGICGPHMNGKELSRKIMRQGYFWLTMEADCIHFVRRCHNCQIHGDLSHIPPSELYSLTSPWPFSAWGIDIIGKIHPTASNGHEFIVVAIDYFTRWVEAKSYKILGAKQMAEFIETRLIYRYGVPHHIVSDNGVQFQGEVRHLLHENGIEHHKSSPYRPQANGAVEAANKNVKKILAKMVETYRDWSKKLPYALHGYRTTARTSTGATPYSLVFGMEAVLPVEVELQSLRVVLEAQIPEYEWARARYEHLTILDEKRMRAMFNNQMYQRRVARAFNKKVKINKIKEGDLVLKQSRPMPFDPRGKFRPNWEGPYLVKKIMSKGAVKLSDMEGNEFTEPINLDRLKKYYLTSITSQIRACHVETPQRETLAKLAKAC, encoded by the exons ATGTGTTCCCCAAGAACAGAGACAGAAGTCCGAGGATTTCTAGGAATGTTGCAGTACATAAGTAGGTTCATAGCCAAACTAACTTCTGTGTGTGCTCCAATTTTCAAGCTATTGAAGAAGAGTCAGTCAATGATATGGTCTGAACAATGTCAAGAGGCCTTTGACAGAATTAAAGAATATCTGTCAAATCCTCCAATCCTCAAGCCTCCTAAATCAGGAAAACCTTTGACTTTATATCTCTCCATAGAGGAACAGTCGATGGGGGCTATGCTAGCACAAGAAGACGTGGGATATGTGGAGCACGCTGTGTACTACCTCAGCAAAAAATTAAGTGAAAATGAACAAAAGTACACGATGATAGAGAAAATGTGTTTAGCAATGGTATGGCTCACTAAAAAATTAAGGCACTACTTTATGACCTACCAAATCGATGTGGTATCAAAGATTGATCCTATGAGATACCTATACAAAACTCCTTCTTTAATCGGAAAGCTTGGAAGATGGTTACTTTTGTTGTCCGAATTTGACATACAATACATATCCAAGAAAGTAATCAAGGGAAGAGCTGTGGCTGAATTTTTGGCACAAAATCCAGTAAATGATGATGAGCCCATTGACTTTTCTTTTCCAGACGAAGAAATTGGGTTAATAGATATTGGAAAGTGGAAAATGTACTTTGATGGCGCTATGAATAAAAGTGGAGCTGGCATTGGTGTCATTTTGATATCCCCGGAAGGAGAATGGATGCCACTATCCAAAAGATTGGATTTTTGGGTGACTAATAACATGTCTGAATACGAAGCGTGCATCTTTGGGATGGAATCTTTGAGAGCAATAGGAGTTAAACACGTGGATATCTTTGGAGACTCTAGTTTGATGATTAAACAAGTGAGAAAAGAGTGGgagataaaagaagaaaaattgaaaCCATATCTCCAATATATTGAGGTACTCAAGACGCATTTTGATGTAGCAGAGTTCAGATTTATCCCTAGGGAAGAAAACCAGATTGCAGATGCACTTGCTGGGTTAGCATCAGTTTGGGAAGATCCGGGAAGATTGTTTATCAGGCCTTTAGTGATGGTGAGAAGTAAAGTTCCTTGTTTTGAGGGGGCAAAAGTATTGGACATCACTCGAGATGAAAAACCATGGTATTATGATATTCAAAGATTCATGCAAGATAAAGAATATATGAAAGCTGCTACGAAGAAGAACAAAAATTTGATTCGAAAATTAGCACAACAATTTTTCTTATTGCAAGGAAAGATATACAAGCGTCATCATGATCTACATCTGCTGTGTGTAGATGAAGAAGAGGCAAAGCAACTCATGGAGGAGGTCCATTCCGGTATTTGTGGACCCCATATGAATGGAAAAGAATTGTCGCGCAAAATTATGAGACAAGGATATTTCTGGCTGACAATGGAAGCCGATTGTATCCATTTTGTTAGAAGGTGCCATAATTGTCAAATTCATGGGGATTTGAGCCATATTCCACCATCAGAGCTATATAGTCTGACCTCACCGTGGCCCTTCTCAGCATGGGGTATTGACATCATCGGAAAAATTCATCCGACTGCGTCAAATGGTCATGAATTCATCGTGGTCGCCATAGACTACTTTACACGGTGGGTAGAAGCCAAGTCCTACAAGATACTAGGGGCAAAACAAATGGCCGAGTTCATTGAAACTCGTCTAATATACAGGTATGGGGTTCCACACCATATTGTGAGCGATAATGGAGTTCAATTTCAAGGAGAAGTGAGGCATCTATTGCATGAGAATGGAATTGAGCATCATAAGTCTTCACCCTATAGACCTCAAGCTAATGGCGCAGTGGAAGCGGCCAATAAGAATGTTAAAAAGATCCTTGCCAAAATGGTGGAAACATATAGAGATTGGTCGAAGAAATTGCCTTATGCCTTACATGGATATAGGACAACAGCGAGAACGTCAACCGGCGCAACTCCATATTCTTTGGTGTTTGGAATGGAAGCGGTCCTACCAGTAGAGGTCGAATTGCAATCACTCAGAGTGGTATTGGAGGCCCAAATTCCAGAATATGAATGGGCTAGAGCGAGATATGAACACTTGACCATTTTGGATGAGAAGAGAATGCGAGCGATGTTCAATAACCAGATGTACCAAAGGCGAGTTGCCAGAGCATTCAATAAGAAGGTcaaaataaataagataaaagAGGGTGACCTGGTGTTGAAACAATCGAGACCAATGCCATTTGACCCGAGAGGCAAATTTCGACCTAATTGGGAAGGCCCATACTTGGTTAAGAAAATTATGTCCAAAGGGGCTGTCAAACTATCCGACATGGAAGGCAATGAATTCACAGAGCCGATCAATTTGGATAGGCTCAAAAAGTATTAT TTGACATCCATTACATCACAAATAAGAGCTTGTCATGTTGAAACCCCGCAAAGGGAGACTTTAGCAAAATTGGCCAAAGCTTGTTGA
- the LOC126667079 gene encoding uncharacterized protein LOC126667079 has protein sequence MCSPRTETEVRGFLGMLQYISMFIAKLTSVCAPIFKLLKKSQSMIWSEQCQEAFDRIKEYLSNPPILKPPKSGKPLTLYLSIEEQSMGAMLAQEDVGYVEHAVYYLSKKLSENEQKYTMIEKMCLAMVWLTKKLRHYFMTYQIDVVSKIDPMRYLYKTPSLIGKLGRWLLLLSEFDIQYISKKVIKGRVVAEFLAQNPVNDDEPIDFSFPDEEIGLIDIGKWKMYFDGAMNKSGAGIGVILISPEGEWMPLSKRLDFWVTNTMSEYEACIFGLESLRAIGVKHVDIFGDSSLVIKQVRKEWEIKEEKLKPYLQYIEVLKTHFDVAEFRFIPREENQIADALAGLVLVWEDPGRLFIRPLVMVRSKVPCFKGTKVLDITRDEKPWYYDIQRFMQDKEYPKAATKKNKNLIRKLAQQFFLLQGKIYKRHHDLHLLCVDEEEAKQLMEEVYSGICGPHMNGKELSRKIMRQGYFWLTMEADCIHFVRRCHNCQIHGDLSHIPPSELHSLTSPWPFSAWGIDIIGKIHPTASNGHEFIVVAIDYFTRWVEAKSYKILGAKQMAEFIETRLIYRYGVPHHIVSDNGVQFQGEVRHLLHENGIEHHKSSPYRPQANGAVEAANKNVKKILAKMVETYRDWSKKLPYALHGYRTTARTSTGATPYTLVFGMEAVLPVEVELQSLRVVLEAQIPEYEWARARYEHLTILDEKRMRAMFNNQMYQRRVVRAFNKKVKINKIKEGDLVLKQSRPIPFDPRGKFRPNWEGPYLVKKIMSKGAVKLSDMEGNEFTEPINLDRLKKYYV, from the coding sequence ATGTGTTCCCCAAGAACAGAGACAGAAGTCCGAGGATTTCTAGGAATGTTGCAGTACATAAGTATGTTCATAGCCAAACTAACTTCTGTGTGTGCTCCAATTTTCAAGCTATTGAAGAAGAGTCAGTCAATGATATGGTCTGAACAATGTCAAGAGGCCTTTGACAGAATTAAAGAATATCTGTCAAATCCTCCAATCCTCAAGCCTCCTAAATCAGGAAAACCTTTGACTTTATATCTCTCCATAGAGGAACAGTCGATGGGGGCTATGCTAGCACAAGAAGACGTGGGATATGTGGAGCACGCTGTGTACTACCTCAGCAAAAAATTAAGTGAAAATGAACAAAAGTACACGATGATAGAGAAAATGTGTTTAGCAATGGTATGGCTCACTAAAAAATTAAGGCACTACTTTATGACCTACCAAATCGATGTGGTATCAAAGATTGATCCTATGAGATACCTATACAAAACTCCTTCTTTAATCGGAAAGCTTGGAAGATGGTTACTTTTGTTGTCCGAATTTGACATACAATACATATCCAAGAAAGTAATCAAGGGAAGAGTTGTGGCTGAATTTTTGGCACAAAATCCAGTAAATGATGATGAGCCCATTGACTTTTCTTTTCCAGACGAAGAAATTGGGTTAATAGATATTGGAAAGTGGAAAATGTACTTTGATGGCGCTATGAATAAAAGTGGAGCTGGCATTGGTGTCATTTTGATATCCCCGGAAGGAGAATGGATGCCACTATCCAAAAGATTGGATTTTTGGGTGACTAATACCATGTCTGAATACGAAGCGTGCATCTTTGGGCTGGAATCTTTGAGAGCAATAGGAGTTAAACACGTGGATATCTTTGGAGACTCTAGTTTGGTGATTAAACAAGTGAGAAAAGAGTGGgagataaaagaagaaaaattgaaaCCATATCTCCAATATATTGAGGTACTCAAGACGCATTTTGATGTAGCAGAGTTCAGATTTATCCCTAGGGAAGAAAACCAGATTGCAGATGCACTTGCTGGGTTAGTATTAGTTTGGGAAGATCCGGGAAGATTGTTTATCAGGCCTTTAGTGATGGTGAGAAGTAAAGTTCCTTGTTTTAAGGGGACAAAAGTATTAGACATCACTCGAGATGAAAAACCATGGTATTATGATATTCAAAGATTCATGCAAGATAAAGAATATCCGAAAGCTGCTACGAAGAAGAACAAAAATTTGATTCGAAAATTAGCACAACAATTTTTCTTATTGCAAGGAAAGATATACAAGCGTCATCATGATCTACATCTGTTGTGTGTAGATGAAGAAGAGGCAAAGCAACTCATGGAGGAGGTCTATTCCGGTATTTGTGGACCCCATATGAATGGAAAAGAATTATCGCGCAAAATTATGAGACAAGGATATTTCTGGCTGACAATGGAAGCCGATTGTATCCATTTTGTTAGAAGGTGCCATAATTGTCAAATTCATGGGGATTTGAGCCATATTCCACCATCAGAGCTACATAGTCTGACCTCACCGTGGCCCTTCTCAGCATGGGGTATTGACATCATCGGAAAAATTCATCCGACTGCGTCAAATGGTCATGAATTCATCGTGGTCGCCATAGACTACTTTACACGGTGGGTAGAAGCCAAGTCCTACAAGATACTAGGGGCAAAACAAATGGCCGAGTTCATTGAAACTCGTCTAATATACAGGTATGGGGTTCCACACCATATTGTGAGCGATAATGGAGTTCAATTTCAAGGAGAAGTGAGGCATCTATTGCATGAGAATGGAATTGAGCATCATAAGTCTTCACCCTATAGACCTCAAGCTAATGGCGCAGTGGAAGCGGCCAATAAGAATGTTAAAAAGATCCTTGCCAAAATGGTGGAAACATATAGAGATTGGTCGAAGAAATTGCCTTATGCCTTACATGGATATAGGACAACAGCGAGAACGTCAACCGGCGCAACTCCATATACTTTGGTGTTTGGAATGGAAGCGGTCCTACCAGTAGAGGTCGAATTGCAATCACTCAGAGTGGTATTGGAGGCCCAAATTCCAGAATATGAATGGGCTAGAGCGAGATATGAACACTTGACCATTTTGGATGAGAAGAGAATGCGAGCGATGTTCAATAACCAGATGTACCAAAGGCGAGTTGTCAGAGCATTCAATAAGAAGGTcaaaataaataagataaaagAGGGTGACCTGGTGTTGAAACAATCGAGACCAATACCATTTGACCCGAGAGGCAAATTTCGACCTAATTGGGAAGGCCCATACTTGGTTAAGAAAATTATGTCCAAAGGGGCTGTCAAACTATCCGACATGGAAGGCAATGAATTCACAGAGCCGATCAATTTGGATAGGCTAAAAAAGTATTATGTTTGA